The Musa acuminata AAA Group cultivar baxijiao chromosome BXJ2-5, Cavendish_Baxijiao_AAA, whole genome shotgun sequence genomic interval CACACCAAGCTTGTAACTAGATTCAAGAACATAACAAGGGATTCTTGAATATTCAGAGAGTTTTACATGGAAATGAATGATGATAGATCTGATAACAATTGCGATTCATGTTATTAATTGTGGAGTCATTTCTCCTCTGATCACATTGCTTTATCTTAAAACCTCACTACTCTCTGTAAGGATATCTGCATCTTTGTTTCAGCTGTGGATTGCCCTTTGTATTGGTACCAACAGCAGTGCATGGCTGGTCACGGCTGTGCTGGTCACCAACATGCGGAACTTCCCCCTCAGCAGAGGCACAGTCTCCGGCATCCTCAAAGGCTATGTCGGCCTTAGTGCTTCGGTGCTCACTGGGTTGTACACCGGCATGCTTCGCAGCTCATCGACAAACCTGCTGCTGTTCCTGGCCATCGGACTGCCTGTTATGTGCCTCGCTATGATGTACTTTGTCCGCCCTTGCACACCATCTCTTGCAGAGGACTCGTCGGAGCGGTGCCATTTCCTGTTCACTCAAGTTTCCAGCATACTTCTTGGTCTCTACCTTCTTGCTTTCACCATTGTCAGCAATCATGTTCAACTGAGTGATGGCATTACCAGTGTTCTCTTCGGTGTCATGGTTCTCTTCCTCCTGGCTCCACTTGCCATCCCAATTAAGATGACTTTTTTCCGGACCAAGCCTAAACACACTAGTAGTTCTTCAGAAGATAAAGCAGAACCTTTGCTGGCTTCGTCGTCGACGACAAACAATTTGGAGAAGTTGCAGGAGCCTGATGATGGTTCTGATGTGAACATGCTCCTGGCTGTAGGGGAAGGAGcagtaaagaagaagaggaagcccaAGAGAGGAGATGACTTCGAGTTGGAAGAAGCTTTGGTGAAAGCTGATTTCTGGCTTCTATTTGCAGCCTTCTTCATTGGTGCTGGCTCAGGTGTCACTGTTCTGAATAACTTGGCACAGATTGGGGCTGCAGCTGGAATCGATGATCCTACCATCTTACTCTGCCTCTTCAGCTTTGGCAATTTTCTTGGTCGCCTCGGTGGAGGTGCTGTTTCTGAGTATTTCGTCAGGTGAGTGTTGAAAGAGGCTCATATGATTTGCATTGgatgtcataaattatcaagcaattatgaatcaaatcaactGTGCCGCTCGATGACAAGTCAATTTCTTGTTCTTGTTGCAGGACGAGAATGCTTCCTCGGCCGATCTGGATGACATGTACACAGATGATCATGATCATAGCCTACCTTTTATTTGCCCTGGGTCTCAGCAGCACTCTCAATGCCTCAACTGCCATGCTCGGCATCTGCTACGGGGTCCAAACTTCCATCATGGTTCCGACCGTGTCTGAGCTCTTCGGGCTGAAGCATTTTGGGACCTTCTTCAACTTCATGCTGCTCGGGAATCCTCTTGGTGCATTCTTGTTCTCAGGTCTTCTTGCGGGGTACTTGTATGACAAAGAAGCAGCGGAGCAGCAACTGGGCTTCCTCCACCATTCAAACACTTCTTGCTTTGGGCCAAGCTGCTTCAGGCTCACATTCTTCATTCTTGCAGGGGTGTGCAGCCTGGGAACCTTGTTGACCATAATATTGACAGTGAGAATAAGACCAGTGTATCAGATGCTGTATGCAGGCGGGTCATTCAGGCAACCCCAAACTACACATCACTGATGATATCTTCTTCTTGTTGTTTCTGTTGTTCTGCCACCTTCTTGATTCAGTGCCTGCTCAGCTGTTGGGAGTCTTTATGTCCTCAAAACTTCACAGAGATTGTGGGTTTGTAAGAATTGTAGTGTCATCTGAGAGAGATGTGACAGTGTTGTGTAATGATTGTATGGTGTTTTGTCTTTCAAGGATAATTCTAATGGTGTGTTGGGTGTGGATGTCTTTGGATGGTGTGAGATGAGAAATTAACTATAAAGATCATACAGCTTCCATCTAGTTCATGTGTTTTAAGGGTTTCATCCTTTACAACTTGAGACCTCATCTTTTTCTTTCAGCAAATTACAAACTGAAGCTTCATATGTAACTTGATGCATCTTCTCTAGAAGTGCCTAAGGTTAACCTTTTAACTTTTTTAATCCTATAAATATGTGACAAGCAgagaaaaattatagttttgctttAAATTAATGTTTGTAAATCAAGGTTTATAATATGATTTGGTATAGACATTATCTATCATATAATGACATAAGTTAAGTTTTGTATccgatttttatttttgaaactgATTTTTAGGTTTTTCTCAAAACTTGATATGTTCCAATGCATCAAATGCAATACGAAACTACTCCGATCCGAACCCTAACCGATACATTATCGGTACATGAAATTACAA includes:
- the LOC103985421 gene encoding protein NUCLEAR FUSION DEFECTIVE 4 — encoded protein: MGEVKAGSRPPWVGLAAAVWVQVAAGTAYTFPLYSPSLKSVLGYSQQQLTMLGVANDIGENFGLVAGFASSRFRPWVVLLAGAACCFLGFGVLWLAVTQTVSGLPFWVLWIALCIGTNSSAWLVTAVLVTNMRNFPLSRGTVSGILKGYVGLSASVLTGLYTGMLRSSSTNLLLFLAIGLPVMCLAMMYFVRPCTPSLAEDSSERCHFLFTQVSSILLGLYLLAFTIVSNHVQLSDGITSVLFGVMVLFLLAPLAIPIKMTFFRTKPKHTSSSSEDKAEPLLASSSTTNNLEKLQEPDDGSDVNMLLAVGEGAVKKKRKPKRGDDFELEEALVKADFWLLFAAFFIGAGSGVTVLNNLAQIGAAAGIDDPTILLCLFSFGNFLGRLGGGAVSEYFVRTRMLPRPIWMTCTQMIMIIAYLLFALGLSSTLNASTAMLGICYGVQTSIMVPTVSELFGLKHFGTFFNFMLLGNPLGAFLFSGLLAGYLYDKEAAEQQLGFLHHSNTSCFGPSCFRLTFFILAGVCSLGTLLTIILTVRIRPVYQMLYAGGSFRQPQTTHH